ATCCTCAGGCGACCAAAAGTCGGCCGGCGGCTCAGGCGAGCGGCTGGCTTGGTCGCATCGGCGTACGAGTCCTGCGCGGGACACCGGCGTGCCAGCGGCGGCGCGACCAGCCGGCCGGTGGTGGGTTGGTGGCGAGCCACTCCTCCAACAGGTTGCACGCGACGCGTACGCCGTTCTCACTCCGGATCCGCCGGCCGAGGTCGGCCGCGGCGCGTTTGATCGAGTCGGTCGACAACGCTTCCGTCACGGCCGCGGCGAGCGACTCCTCGGCCACGCCGCCGATCGGGATCGGCGCCGGCGCGGCACCGAGCCGATGCGCCCTTTCGGCCCAGAACAAGGCGTCGACGAAAAACGGACAGACGATGTTCGGTACGCCGGCGCGCAACGCGGCCGCCGTGGTGCCGGCGCCGGCGTGGTGCACGATCCCGGCCATTCGCGGAAAGAGCCACGCGTGCGGCACGTCCTCGACCGGAAAGAACTGGTCGGTCGCCGGCAGCCCGGACGGGTTGCCGAGCAGCACGCCACGTGCGCCGGCGCGGCCCAGCGCGGCGCGTACGGTGCGATCCAGCTCGACCGGATCCGCCGGCACCATGCTGCCGAAACCGACGTAGACCGGCGCCGGACCGGCGGCCAGAAAACCGGCAAGGTCGGCCGGCGGCTGCCAGTCTTCGTTGTCATCCTCCAAAAACCAGTATCCGGTGATGCGTACGCGCTCCGGCCAGTCACGTGGCCGCGGCGCGACGGCGGCGCTGTAGCCGCACAGCCGCGGCACCCGGTCGGCCGCGATCGCGCGCTCCGGGCCACCCCACCACGGCAGCGGGGCCAGGCCGAGCACGTCGGTGCGCCACCGGTTGGTGCCGGGCCGGCGGATCCGCCAGGTCAACTGCCGCGCGACCAGGTGGCTGGCCCGGTTTCCCCACCATCCCAGCGATCTGCGGCCGGGGACCAGCCAGCTCGGATGGCCGCCGCTGGGTTGCCGCGGCAGGTATTCCACCATCGCGCACGGAACACCGTTTGCCTCGGCGATGTGATAGCCGGCCACCCCGGTGTGCGAGAACAGCACCACGTCGGCGTCCCGGCAGGCCTGCGCCGCGGCCGCCTGGAACGGCTCGACCATCGGCACCACCACCTGGCGAAAACCGCGGATCGCGGCCAGCGAACTGTGTCCACGGCCCGTCCACCGCTTCGCCTCCGCGCTGCCCAGATGCGCGGACATGTCGATGTCGAGCGGAAAACACTCGACACCCGCTTGCTCCACCAGGCCCCGATAGCTCTTGCTGGCGACCAGCCGCACGCGGTGTCCGCGCGCGACCAGTTCCCGGCCCAGCGCCACGTACGGCTCGGTGTCGCCGCGGCTTCCACTGGTGACTATGACAATCATCATGAGTCACATTAGGCAACCGTTTTCTTGGATATCGCTGGATTTCCAGTCGCGGCGATGCGCAGATCGCCCAAACCTCACCTAAAATCGCACGCCACCGCAAACCTACCAAGCGAGCGGCAATGCCACCGGCCGGGGAAACGCGAGGCCGGCCTGCCAGGAGATCTCCGCCGTCGGCGCGGCGAGTCGCAGGCCCGGCAGCCGCGTGGTCAGCTCGGCCAGCACCACCTGCAGCTCCAGCCGTCCGAGCTGTGCACCGAGGCAGTAGTGGATGCCGTGTCCGAAGGCGATCTGTGGGTTGTCCGTACGCGCCAGGTCGATCCGCTGCGGATCGGCGAACACGTCCTCGTCGCGGTTGGCCGAGTTGAACAACGGGATGACCGCCTCGCCGGCGCGGATCGTCACGCCGTCCAGCTCCACGTCCTCGGTGGCGATCCGCATGGTGCCGGCACCACCGCCGATCTGGCTGAAACGCAGCAGCTCCTCGACCGCCGACGGGATCAGCGCCGGATCGGCGACCAGCCGGCGATAGAGCTCGGGTTGGTGCAGCAGGTGGTAGGCGAAATGCGTGATCGCGGCCGTCGTCGTGTGATAGCCGGCCGCCAGCAATGTCATGCAGAAAGCCAACAACTCCTCGCGATCGAGCCGGTCGTCCTCGGCGTGTGCGCGGCCGAGCACACTGAGCAGGTCGTCGCTGGAGCCGCGCAGTTTCTCCGCGATCAGGCCGGCAAGATACGCGCGGAGGCTACCGACCGCTGCCTTCAGCTCCTCGGTCGGGCCACCGGCGATGGTCAGCATCGCGTCGGTCCAGCCACGGAAGCGCTCCTGGTCGCCGGCCGGCACGCCGAGCATCTCGCAGATCACCGTCACCGGCAGCGGCAACGCGAGTGAGGACACCAGATCGGCCGGTGGCCCAGCGCCGACCATCCGGTCGACCAGCGCGGTCGTCAGCTCGGCGATGTGCGGCCGCATGCCGGCGATCCGGCGGGAGGTGAACGCGCGCGAGACGATCTTGCGCAGCCGGGTGTGCTCCGGCGGGTCGGTGATCACCAGCGACTTCGAGCCGCGCTGGATCGGCATCAGCCGCGGCGCGTCCGGCCGGGTGATCGCCTCCTTGCTGAACCGCGGGTCCGTGCAGACCTGCTTCACCTGCGCGTACCGGCTGACCACCCAGGCGGTGTGGCCGGTCGGCAGCGCGACCCGGCCGACCGGCTCGGCGGCACGCAGCGCCGCGTGCTCGGCCGGCGGGTCGAACTTGTTGGTCGCCGGAAAGGGAAATCGCATCACGGGCTTCGCGGTCGTCATGCGACGACACTGGCACCGCCGGCTCGACGGTGTGTCGAGGAGATCTCGAGCAGATTCGTGCGATTTATTCCCGACCCGGCCACGAGCGGACGCCGGCATGCTTTGCCGGACACGGAAAACCGGCCGACCACAGGAGTGAGAGATGGAACGTGCACTGATCGTCGCGCGGATGCGGCCGGAGTCGGCCGCAGAGGTGGCGCGGCTGTTCGGCGAGTCCGACGCCACGGATCTTCCCCGGGTCGCCGGCACCATCAGCCGTACGCTGCTGCGCTTCCACGACCTGTACTTCCACCTGACCGAGGTGGCCGACTCGCGCTCGGCGACGATCGCGGAGATCCGCGAACATCCCGGTTATCTGAAGCTGAGCCGCGAGCTGTCCGCGCACATCAGCGCGTACGACCCGCGGACCTGGCGGTCGCCGGCCGACGCGATGGCACACGAGTTCTATCGCTGGGAGGCCGGCAGCTGAAAAGACCGGCTCACCGAGAATCGAATGTGCAAAATAGGACCACTTCCGGCGCCGAAAGTGGTCCTATCTTGCACATTCGACTCGGCCGCAGGGACGGTCAGACCGCTTCTGAGGTCAGCATCCGGTGCTGCAGTTGGCGCATGCTGTGGTCGGGTTCCACGCCGAGCTCGTCGATCAGCGTCCGGCGCAGCTTCTGGTAGACCTCCAGCGCCTCCTGCCGCCGGCCGGCACGGGACAGCGCGGTCATCAGCTTCAGGTGGAACCACTCGTTGAGGCGGTGTGTCGCGGCCAGCTGCTTGAGGTCGCCGATCAGCTCGCGGTGCCGGCCCATCCGCAGCTCGCTCTCGATCCGCAGCTCGGTGACGTGCATCCGGGCCTCCTCCAGCCGTACGCGGTGGGTCTCCAGCCGCGGACCGGTCGCCACGTCCGCGAGGGCCGGCCCCCGCCACAGCGCCAACGCGGCGCGCAGCGTGTCCGACGCGTTCTGCAGCTCGCCGCGGTCCAGCGCCGACCGTCCCTGCGCGGCCAGTTTCTCGAACCGGGCGACGTCGACGTCCTCGGCCGGTGCGACCAGTCGGTAGCCGCCGTGCCGGGTCAGCAGCACGTGCTCGGCGGCCCATCCTCCGTCGCCGCAGCCGAGCGTCTTGCGCAGGTGATAGATGTACGTCTGCAGGGTCGTCTGCGCGCTCAGCGGCGGCCGGTCCGACCATAACTCGTCGATCAGCGCGCCGGTCGAGACGACCTCGTTGGCCGATGCCAGCAGCAGCGCCAGCACGGTCCGCTGCTTCGGCGCGCTGGGTCTGACGACGTTGCCGCCGATGCCGATCTCCAGGCTCCCCAGGACCTTGAATTCCATCCGAAAACAACCTCTCCGTTGACCACCGTGATGTTTCCTTTATGTTTCAAGGAAACATCTGGATAACATTTCGCTTCCGGCACGCACAGGCGAGGATCGCCGGCGCATTTCCACCCGCCGCAGTCATCGTGCAATTGACAGATCTGGTTGTCGTCTGGCGCCGATCTGTTTTTCCTCAGGTTCAACCGAGGTGGCCATGAGATCGTTTGCATCGCGATGGTTCAGCGAGCCTCAAAACCGGTCTGTACCAGCAAAACCGGCGCCCCGACCGCAATGTTTACGCATTACGTCAAATAAATGCCGCGGCCGCCAACGAAAATCTCGGACGCCGAGAGAAATCTCCTTTTGACATATGGCATATGTCACCGCGTACGGTCAGTCCGGCAGGCCAAGCAGACAGAGCCGCACCAGGTCGTCCAACCAGAACCGCGGCTCGGCGTCCGGAGAATCGACCCGGCTCACCACGTGCGTCTCCAGCAGTTCGTCGAGCGCCGGCAGGTCCGGGTCGCCGGCCAGCTCGGCCAGGGTCACCGGACCGCCGCCGCGGCGGGCCAGCCGCATGACGAGTGCACGTTCGGCGCGGCCGAGCCGGCACAGGCCGCGTACGAGCGACGCGCGTACGTCCAGATCCCCCGCGGTCAGCTCGGCCAGCCGGCGGTCCTCGTCGGCCAGCCGGTCGGCCAACGCGGCGATCGGCCAGTACGGCCGTGCCGCGAGCCGCGCGGCCGCGATCTTCACCGCGAGCGGCAGATGCGAGCAGGCCGCGACCACCGCCTTTGCCGCCACCGGATCGGCGGCGACCCGCTCACGCCCGGCGACCTGGCCCAGGATCTCCACCGCCTGCCTGGTGGTCAGCGGCCCGACCGGCAGATGCCGCGCGTCCAGCAGGCCGGTCAGCCGGCGGCGGCTGGTGACCAACACGGCGCAGCCGAAGCCGGGCAGCAGCGGACGCACCTGGGCCTCGTCGGCCGCGTCGTCCAACACCAGCAACGACGACTGGCCAGCCAGCGCCGACCGGTAGGCGGCGGTCCGCTCGGCCGGGTCGTCCGGGACCTGCGTGACGCGCAGTCCGCGCAGCACGGCGGCCTGCACGTCGTACGGCTGGATCGCGTTGCCAGCACTGAGATCCACGTAGAGCTGGCCACCGGCGAATGCAGGTCGCAACGCGTGCGCCGCGCGTACGGCCAGCGTCGTCTTGCCGACACCGGCCGGTCCGCTGATCACGACGACGGCGGTGCCCGGCGGTCCTTCCTTGGCGAGCTCGGCGCAGATCTCGGTGAGCTGCTGGCGGCGGCCGGCGACATGCGGCACGTCCGGCGGCAGCTGGTTGGGCGCGCACGACCGTCGCGCCGGCGTCTGGGAGACCGCCAGCACCTCCGGCTCCGGCGGACGGTCCAGCGCCGGATCGCCGGCCAGGATCGCCTGATGCAGGCCCTGCAAGGCATTCCCGGGCTCGAGACCGAGCTCCTCGGCGAGGGTCGTACGGGCGCGGCGAAACACCTCGAGCGCGTCGCTGCGCCGCTGCGACCGATAGAGCGCGAGCATCCACTGCTCGTAGAACCGCTCGCGCAGCGGGTTGGCCGCGGTCAGCGAGGCCAGCTCGCCGAGCAGCTCGGTGTGCCGGCCGAGCTCCAGCTGCGTGTCGATCAGGTGCTCGTGGACGACCGAGCGGGTCTCCTCCCAGCGCGCGATGTCCTCGGCGAAACCGGCCGAGTTCAGGCCCTGCAGCGGCTGGCCGCGCCACAGCTCCAGCGCCGAGCGCAGCCGGTCGGCGGCCTGCTCCGGCTGGCCCTCGTCGAGCAACCGGCGGCCTTCGGTGGCGCGGTGCGCGAAAAGCTCGACGTCGTATTCATCCTCGGCCACCTGCAGCGCGTATCCGCCGGCCCTGGTGCCCAGCCGGTCGCCGCCGGTCGGTCCGGTCAGGCGGCCAAGCCGGCGGCGCAGCAGCCGGACCCGGTCGCGGACCTGTCCAGTCGCCGTACGCGGCGGCCCGTCCGGCCACACCGCGGCGACGATCCGCTCCACGCTGACCGCGCGGTTCGGCGCGGTCAGCAGCACGGCCAGCAGTAGCCGCTGCCGCGATCCGCCGAGCGGGATCGGTCCGCGGTCGTCCACGGCCTCCACCGGTCCGAGGACCCGGAAACACGCCGCCGCGCAGGCCACCTTCACTCCTGTCCGTCCACCATCGGAGTTGGTAGGACGACCATGCCTTGAACCGGTTCAATTCGGGTTCGACCTGCGGCGGCGAGCAGATCGAACAATTCTTGAACCTCTTGTAACTTCCATTCGACGGCACGGACCGGACGGCGCCGACAATTATCGTCAAAGCTATTTGTACCGGACAAACTTTCGGTCGATCCAGGGTCAATCGGTGTCGAATTCCCGGATCAGGCCGTTCCCGCCTATGTAGCATCGAATACTGCGTTTACGTTCGGCTGATGCCGCCAAGGAATCCGCACGGGGGTGCAGATGATCGGCACTGAACCGATGTCATTTCGCGTACTGGGACCGCTGGAGATCCGCGCGCCGGGTGACCGGCTGGTGGAGGTGACCGCCGACAAGCAGCGCCGGCTGCTCACCACATTGTTGTTGCACGCCAACGAATGGGTCACCGTCGAGCAGCTGATCGCCGCCGTCTGGCCGGACCGGCCGCCGGCGTCGGCGCGCGGCAACATCAAGACGTACGTGCACGGGTTACGCCGGCTGCTCGCACCGGACGACCGCGGTGGCGGCCGGATCGACAGCAGCGCCGGCCGCTACCGGCTCAACGTCACCGGCGCTGAGCTGGACACTGAGCTTTTCGTCGAACTGATGGAAAAGTCGCGGGCCGCGGTGGAGCGCGGCGACACCGCGGTGGCGACCGACCAGCTGCGCAGGGCTCTGGACCTGTGGCACGGCCAGCCGTACGCGCCACTGGCCGGCCAGGACGCGGTGCTGGCCGCGCGCCGGCTGGAGGAGCTGCGCTGGGTCGCGCGCGACCGGCTGGCCGACAGCCTGCTCGCCGGGGAGCGGGCCGCCGAGGCGGTGGTCCTGTTGCGGCCGCTGACCAGCGAGGACCCGCTGCGCGAGCCGACCTGGGAACGGCTGGTCGTCGCGTTGCACCTGGCCGGCCGGCGCTCCGAGGCGCTGGCGGCCTACGGCGAGGCGCGCCGCGCGCTGGTCAGCGAGCTCGGTGTCGAACCGGGTCCGCAGCTGCGGCAGCTGCACCAGCGGATCCTCGCCGGCGGCGCGGCCGAGCCGCCCGCGCAGCCGCGGACCCTGGTCCGCGACCCGAAGCCGAAAGCCCGACGGTCCTGGTGGCAGCGGGCGTCCGGCCGGATGCACCACCGGCTACGGACCGCGATCCTGCTGGTGGCCGCGGTCTGCGTGCTGACCAGTCTGGCGGTGCTGGCCGCCAACCACACGTTCGCCGATCCGCCGCTGCTGGCCGCCGAGCCGGTCAGCTCGCCGAGTCCACTGATCCTGATGGACAGCCGGCCGGCCGACCAACCGGCGCGCCGGCCGCTGCCCGGCTGGTCCTATCCGGGCCTGCACGCCGGGCCCGGCACCGAGAAGGCCAGCACCGGCCGCACCGGACAGGTGCTGTTCGGCGTCGGCCCCAGCCTGGCCGCGGCCGCCGCCAGTCCGCTGACCCGGCAGGCGCGCGTGTCGATGCTGAGTGCCTCGTATCAGCGGCCGGCCGACCTGGCCGCCTTCACCGGCACGCACCGCGCCGACGTGGACCGCGCCTATCGCAGCGGCCGTGCGATCAACGTGGTCGTACGCGACAGCAGCGAACGGCGGCCGCTTCGCACCGCGTACGGCCCGGCCTGCGGTGCCGTCGACCCTTTGTCGCCGAGCTATCCCGAACACATCCGCCGGCTGGCTCACGCGCTCGCCGGCAGGGCGACGGATCCGCCCCTGCTGATCACGCTCTTCGGCCGGCTCGAACACCTGACCTGCAACGCCGACGCCGTCGGTGGCCGGTTTCGCCAGGACGCGGCGACCACGGCGTACTTCCGGGCGCTGAAGGACCGGTTCTGGACGCTGCGCAAGATCATCCTCACCGAGGCGCCAAACGCCCGCGTCGCGATCGGCTGGGAACACTGGCAGGCAAGCTTCGACCAGCCGTCGACCGGCGGCGGCCTGTCGATGTTTCCGTACTTCGCCGACGTGCTGCGCGGCTCGGACTTCATGAGCTT
The nucleotide sequence above comes from Fodinicola acaciae. Encoded proteins:
- a CDS encoding glycosyltransferase translates to MMIVIVTSGSRGDTEPYVALGRELVARGHRVRLVASKSYRGLVEQAGVECFPLDIDMSAHLGSAEAKRWTGRGHSSLAAIRGFRQVVVPMVEPFQAAAAQACRDADVVLFSHTGVAGYHIAEANGVPCAMVEYLPRQPSGGHPSWLVPGRRSLGWWGNRASHLVARQLTWRIRRPGTNRWRTDVLGLAPLPWWGGPERAIAADRVPRLCGYSAAVAPRPRDWPERVRITGYWFLEDDNEDWQPPADLAGFLAAGPAPVYVGFGSMVPADPVELDRTVRAALGRAGARGVLLGNPSGLPATDQFFPVEDVPHAWLFPRMAGIVHHAGAGTTAAALRAGVPNIVCPFFVDALFWAERAHRLGAAPAPIPIGGVAEESLAAAVTEALSTDSIKRAAADLGRRIRSENGVRVACNLLEEWLATNPPPAGWSRRRWHAGVPRRTRTPMRPSQPLA
- a CDS encoding cytochrome P450, with product MTTAKPVMRFPFPATNKFDPPAEHAALRAAEPVGRVALPTGHTAWVVSRYAQVKQVCTDPRFSKEAITRPDAPRLMPIQRGSKSLVITDPPEHTRLRKIVSRAFTSRRIAGMRPHIAELTTALVDRMVGAGPPADLVSSLALPLPVTVICEMLGVPAGDQERFRGWTDAMLTIAGGPTEELKAAVGSLRAYLAGLIAEKLRGSSDDLLSVLGRAHAEDDRLDREELLAFCMTLLAAGYHTTTAAITHFAYHLLHQPELYRRLVADPALIPSAVEELLRFSQIGGGAGTMRIATEDVELDGVTIRAGEAVIPLFNSANRDEDVFADPQRIDLARTDNPQIAFGHGIHYCLGAQLGRLELQVVLAELTTRLPGLRLAAPTAEISWQAGLAFPRPVALPLAW
- a CDS encoding TcmI family type II polyketide cyclase codes for the protein MERALIVARMRPESAAEVARLFGESDATDLPRVAGTISRTLLRFHDLYFHLTEVADSRSATIAEIREHPGYLKLSRELSAHISAYDPRTWRSPADAMAHEFYRWEAGS
- a CDS encoding AfsR/SARP family transcriptional regulator translates to MEFKVLGSLEIGIGGNVVRPSAPKQRTVLALLLASANEVVSTGALIDELWSDRPPLSAQTTLQTYIYHLRKTLGCGDGGWAAEHVLLTRHGGYRLVAPAEDVDVARFEKLAAQGRSALDRGELQNASDTLRAALALWRGPALADVATGPRLETHRVRLEEARMHVTELRIESELRMGRHRELIGDLKQLAATHRLNEWFHLKLMTALSRAGRRQEALEVYQKLRRTLIDELGVEPDHSMRQLQHRMLTSEAV
- a CDS encoding AfsR/SARP family transcriptional regulator; the encoded protein is MACAAACFRVLGPVEAVDDRGPIPLGGSRQRLLLAVLLTAPNRAVSVERIVAAVWPDGPPRTATGQVRDRVRLLRRRLGRLTGPTGGDRLGTRAGGYALQVAEDEYDVELFAHRATEGRRLLDEGQPEQAADRLRSALELWRGQPLQGLNSAGFAEDIARWEETRSVVHEHLIDTQLELGRHTELLGELASLTAANPLRERFYEQWMLALYRSQRRSDALEVFRRARTTLAEELGLEPGNALQGLHQAILAGDPALDRPPEPEVLAVSQTPARRSCAPNQLPPDVPHVAGRRQQLTEICAELAKEGPPGTAVVVISGPAGVGKTTLAVRAAHALRPAFAGGQLYVDLSAGNAIQPYDVQAAVLRGLRVTQVPDDPAERTAAYRSALAGQSSLLVLDDAADEAQVRPLLPGFGCAVLVTSRRRLTGLLDARHLPVGPLTTRQAVEILGQVAGRERVAADPVAAKAVVAACSHLPLAVKIAAARLAARPYWPIAALADRLADEDRRLAELTAGDLDVRASLVRGLCRLGRAERALVMRLARRGGGPVTLAELAGDPDLPALDELLETHVVSRVDSPDAEPRFWLDDLVRLCLLGLPD
- a CDS encoding AfsR/SARP family transcriptional regulator, with product MIGTEPMSFRVLGPLEIRAPGDRLVEVTADKQRRLLTTLLLHANEWVTVEQLIAAVWPDRPPASARGNIKTYVHGLRRLLAPDDRGGGRIDSSAGRYRLNVTGAELDTELFVELMEKSRAAVERGDTAVATDQLRRALDLWHGQPYAPLAGQDAVLAARRLEELRWVARDRLADSLLAGERAAEAVVLLRPLTSEDPLREPTWERLVVALHLAGRRSEALAAYGEARRALVSELGVEPGPQLRQLHQRILAGGAAEPPAQPRTLVRDPKPKARRSWWQRASGRMHHRLRTAILLVAAVCVLTSLAVLAANHTFADPPLLAAEPVSSPSPLILMDSRPADQPARRPLPGWSYPGLHAGPGTEKASTGRTGQVLFGVGPSLAAAAASPLTRQARVSMLSASYQRPADLAAFTGTHRADVDRAYRSGRAINVVVRDSSERRPLRTAYGPACGAVDPLSPSYPEHIRRLAHALAGRATDPPLLITLFGRLEHLTCNADAVGGRFRQDAATTAYFRALKDRFWTLRKIILTEAPNARVAIGWEHWQASFDQPSTGGGLSMFPYFADVLRGSDFMSFEAIDDLSNVVFVKQMVDQLGQYGPVVVTNYGPHRGLVPGVFERDVESLFDAPGMLDQLSNAGLYGFSFTDDQQMRTHPEALVLIRQVVDNRGLALAPGPTTA